In the Dromaius novaehollandiae isolate bDroNov1 chromosome 25, bDroNov1.hap1, whole genome shotgun sequence genome, CATCTCTGAAGTTTCCTTGAGAGAAGACCGCGGTCTCCCTCGCAGGCAGAGGAGCTGCGACCCTTTCCCCTGCCTTCCAGAGCCGGGTGGGTGCCAGTGGATGGTAAGAGCTTTGTTTTGCagggtttgtttcttttcagtcttaaTCTTGACTGCATTTTCCTGTCCTGAAAGAGCAAGTGTTCTTAACGTGCCTGCACCGCGCTTTTAAAAGGTCCTTGTCTAGAAGAGTTTACAAATCTGTCAGCTCCTTTGATCCTCCAAGCTTGCTGCTGAAGCTGTAGGATTATTtgatgccattaaaaaaaaagggctgtttttcttctttgggtATCGAGATCCTGAGAGGCATTAACTGGGAAATCACCTCCTGCAATCCTGAGCTTTTTCACTGTGTAACAGGCTTTGCTGGGGATTGAAATACAAATGATGTAGGAAGCCTCCATCCAGCTGTCCCGCGAGAAAGGCAATTGGAGGATGAAGCGCAGTTAAGCCAGGTTCAAGGTCTCTCTTTTGGATAGAGAGAATTTGCAGCTGTAGCACAAAGCTGAGTTAATTTCCTGCGCAAGTGAGTGCTAACGGCTGCAGGAAGCCGAGGGCCTTGTAGCAGATGCCGGGGAAGCCGAATTAAAAACTACCGTTCCTCGAGAAGGGGAGCGAGCCTGAGAGGCGGCGGGGAGGCATTTCTCCCACGAAAACCCAGCACCTGGGGCTTTATTTTAGAAGTCGGATGTGGAGGATGGCAGATGTTTTCAGtaacttattttgaaaacaaaaacagctctTGAGCTACAAAATGAGCTCAGAAAGCCGCCCTTGCCCTGCAAGGTGCTCGGGGGCAGCTGTCCGGGGTCTCCCTTCCCGGAGCACGGCGTGGGCAGAGGCGTCACGGTGGCACCCGCTCTTGGAAAGCTGCATCGGTGGAAACCGCCTGGCCGGCGCTGAGATGCCCCTCGGGCCTTTGATCTTTCTCCACCGCCGAGCCCGTTGTCGCGGTCCCGCCATGTGCTCCGGGCTTTGCGGAGCAGCGCGCGGAGGATTAGCGAAGCTGCTCGGCCATAGCGCGGGCCcgtgccggcgcggggggaggaaGCAGGGCTCCGTGCGCACGGCTGCAAAAAGCAGGGTGTAAACCGATACTGCAAAATCCTCACGGAGGGATTTGGGGCTGCCCGCGAGCCGCCTTTGCACTGGGACAGATGTGACGCTTCCGTCACCGAGCTCCACCGGCGCTTGCTGCCCGTCACCCCCTGGCACGGGCTGCTTTTTTGGGAGAGGGCTGCTCCCGGTaaccccagccctgcagctggctggGAGCTTTGCCGTGAGCCCCCCggctgctcagggctggggcTCGGCGGCCCTGCGCCAGCCTCGCTCCTTCCCCTCCGGCCTCCTCTGACTCTCTCGTGCATCTTATTTCCACCTCGGACTGGGCTGCTCCAAAACGGCGCTGCGGGAGGATGCCCAAAGCGCTGCAAAAGCCACGGCCCGGGGAAGGGTCTCGTCTTCCCTGGTGCccccctgctcccagggctggccccccttccccatccccatccccatccccatccccatccccgctGCCCTTCGGTGTGCCTGTGCCTCGTCCTGTCGCTCAGGGAGCAGGACAGGGCTCCGGGCTCTCTCGCCGCCGCTCTTCCCTCTCCTGGAAAGGACAGTTAAATACCACCGAAAGGACAGCTAAGACCTCCTAAAGCTCCTGTCAAAGCGGGAGCGCGGCCGTGCCAAAGCCGGCACAGCTGGAGGAACAAACCTGCCTCCCGCTTCCCTCCGGCTCCGGCCGCTTTGTTTGCATTTTCCCCCTTGTCTTTAATCCCGGCTTGGGAAGAGGCGGCGTGTGGCTTGTCCGGCCACCGCCGCCGGGGCTCCGGGAGCCGCTCCGCAGCCATCTCGCCTCCCGCAGCCGGGCGCCATGGCCGtgcccctggggctgctgctggccgcgcTGGGCTGCACCGCCGCGCTGGACCCTGCCCTGGAGGAGGCCTGGAGGGGCTGGAAGAGCCTCCACGCCAAGGAGTACCCGGAGGTAGGTGCATGGCCTCGGCCCGGGCGGCGATGCCCGGCGTCCCCCGGCTCCGGAGGGGGTTCGGCCCGCGGTGCCGCGTCCGACCTCGCCACGGCCGCGCTCGCCGGCAGGGCACCGAGGCCGGCCGCCGGCAGGTCTGGGAGAAGAACCTGCGGCGCATCGAGGAGCATAACCGGGAGCAGGCGCGGGGCAGGCACGCTTTCCGCCTGGGCATGAACCACTACGGAGACCTGGTACCCCTCGGCGCATCCCGAGCCCGGCCGGGGCACCGGGGACCCCTGTCCCGCTctgccgggagccgccggcacccccggggctcggccgcttgtcggggggcggccgggccgggagcccTCGCTCACACGCACCCACCCCGGGTTTCTCTCTTGGCGGCTTGCAGACGGACGAGGAGTTTAACCAGCTGCTGAACGGCttcgccccggggcggcggcgggggccggggctgctcttCCAGGCTTCGGCGGCGCAGAGGACGCCGGCGGAGGTGGACTGGCGGGCGAAGGGCTACGTGACGCCCGTGAAGAACCAGGTGGGCGCGGGGGGCTCCGGCCGGGCGGCCGAAGCAGGAGGAGACGTCCTCCGAGGCGGCAAAAACCCGGCCCCCTCCGGGCGACCGAGGAGccgagcgggagcggggcgctgGGACGGGGCCGTCGCCCCATGTTGCCGCCCTCCCGCCCAGGGGCACTGCGGGTCGTGCTGGGCCTTCAGCGCCACGGGGGCCCTCGAGGGCCTCGTCTTCAACCGGACGGGGAAGCTGGTGGTGCTGAGCGAGCAGAACCTCATCGACTGCTCCCGCAAGCTGGGCAAcgagggctgcggcgggggctacATCACCCGCGCCTTCCAGTACGTGCACGACAACGGCGGCCTCAACTCGGAGCACGTCTACCCCTACCTGGGCACAGtaagggggcggcggggcccccgggaCGGGCTGGTCCCGGTGCCCGGCTGATCCGGCCTCTCCCTCCGCTCAGGACGCCTCCAGCTGCCGGTACGACCCCCGGGACCGGGCCGCCAACTGCTCTGCCGTCTGGCTGGTGGCCGCGGGCAGCGAGGCGGCTCTGGAGCAGGCGGTGGCGGCCGTGGGCCCCGTGTCCGTGGCGGTGGACGCCAGCAGCTTCCACTTCCACTTCTACAAGTCGGGTAGCGTGTCGCGCTCCGCCGGGGCGCGGACGGGTAAACCGAGGCGGGGGGCTCGCGGGGCTGCCCCGTTGGGGGTGATGGGCTGTCGAGCGGCGGAGCTGCCCGTTGGCACTGCCCAGGGTGGTGTGATCAGCCGCCCGGCAGGCGCCCGGAGGTGGAGCGATGGGGGCACCCGGCTCACGCTGGCTCTGCTCTCCCCAGGCATCTTCAGCAGCGCGTTTTGCAGCCAGCAGGTCAACCATGCCATGCTGGCCGTGGGCTACGGCACGAGCCAGCAGAACGGGCAGAGCGTCGGCTACTGGATCTTAAAGAACAGGTAGGGGCTGAGGACACGTCCCCCCGCACGCGTCCTGCCCGTCCCCGCCCGGGTCTCAGCTGCAAGGTCCGAGCTGGGTCCGGAGGGGACGCGGCTGCAGCAGTGGGTGATCGCAGCATCCGTGGCCACGGCGTTCAGGGCACCCCGCCGTCCCGGGTGCCGTTTCCTCCaccgagccggggccgggccgggctgcgtgGGAACGCAGATGTGCTCATTCTCCGTCTCTTCCTGCAGCTGGTCGGAGGCCTGGGGCGAGCGGGGCTACATCCGCCTGCTCAAGGGAGTGGACAATCACTGCGGGGTGGCCAACCAGGCCAGCTTTCCTGCCCTgtgagcgccgcggccccgcttcCCCCGCCGCTGCTtcccgggccgggggctgcaaCCGTCCTCGCCGAGCCTCGGTGTTCACCTGGGAGCGTTCCTGGCCATCTCCCTCCCTCCGCTGCTGGGACGGGGCGGTTTCCCGTTGGAAGAGGCTTTTCTTGCGTGGCTGATTGCTCTGCGCACCTGCAAGCTGAGCAGAGCGCGGCGGCCAGAGCATTGCTAACATAGCTATTGCTTTCCCTGGCGTGAAAGACCAGCTCCTTTCACACGATGCTCCGTGAGGACAGCTTTCTCCGCACCTTTCCTCCAAGCTTGGCAGTCCCTTTCCCATCCTGCAGACCAGTGGCCCCTTTTCCTTCCAGCTAAATCCCAAGGGCCGGCAGTGGGAAGGCTGGATTTTCTGGCGGGGATTGCGGCTCCCTGCCGGCTCTGCCTGACCTGAACATGTGGCCACCCCAGGAACTGTGCAAACACCCCAGTGAGCtgagttcttttaaaaatacatcttaacCAAATTAAACCTGTATAACAAGCAAAAATCGGGAAACACAATGCCAATGGAGTCCAGCAGTCATGTGTGGGGATGGAAAGTAGTTACTCCGGTGTAAAACCTCCCTGGTTTATCCTTAAAACTTCTCTGAGCTATCAAAGCGCATGcttcttccctctcccacctcctccaCCCACTTTTCAATTTCCCAGCACCGTCCGGACCGCTATGAGGCTATTTTGGCAATTTGCCTTCCAGCACGGCACCAGGCCCATCTGGTGTCCCTCGTGCTGAAGCCCCGGAGGTTCACTGGAGCCGGTCCGTGGCCTCGGCTCCGTTCCCTCCTCTCCCGGACTCCACGGTTCCCCGTGAATCAAGTATTTTGATTCCACGACTCCATTTGGACTCCACGGTTGCCATCGCCCATGGCAGTCCCGCAGCCACGGGGGCTCCCAAAACGTGCCACAGCTGGCCCCGGCCCACAGCGGGGGACACTGCCAGCACAGCCTGTGTCATGGCCCCAGAGGCTCTGGTTGGGTGGAGGCCACTGTCTCCGTGTCCTCTTGTCCCAGTGatccctgtccccatggcctCATGGCCTCTTGTCCCCATAGTCCCTTGTCCCCATGGCCTCCTGTCCCCATGGTCCCTTGTCTCCATGGCCCCCTGTCCCAATGGCCCCCTGTCCCCAAAGCCActtgtccccctgtccccatggtCCCCTACCCCCAAGGCCACTTGTGCCCATGGCCCCTCATCCCCCCATCTCCAAGGCCCCTTGATCCTATGGACCCTTGTCTCAGTGCTCCCCCGGCCCCTTGTCCTCCTGTCCCCAAGGTCCCCTTGTCCCTCCCGTCCCACCGGACGGCTGAGCCGCGAGCGGCCCCACGCGGGTTAACCCGCCCGGGCTCTCTGCCCAcacccaagatggccgccggGGCGCCCTCCTGAGCCGCCGCGGCCCGAATTGACCCCTCCCGCCCGCCGTAGCCCAGGCTTCCTttccaagatggcggcgcccagCGGAGCGGGTGGCCGGAGGCTCTGGGCCGGGGTCGTGCTCGTTGTCCTCCTGTGCCTGGTTGCCCGGGCCGAGGAGGGACCGAGCACGACCGACTTCGACGTGCGGCCCGGCGGGATGGTCCATTCCTTCTCCCGGACCCTGGTgaggggcgaggagggagggagagaacgGAGAGGATACGCGCCTCTCCCTGATTGGCTGGGGGCCGCGTCGCTCCTGCCTCCCGCCACGGCGGTTGGCTGCCGGCGAGGGAAGGCGGGACGGCgcggtggggtggggtggggagatcCAGGCCGGTTGCTAGGGCTGGTTGCTAGGGgccggctggggagggggggggctaGGCCGCAGCGGGGGCTCGGCCTCGGCAGGGGAAGGGGGTCTCCAAAGAGACAGACCCCCAGGGACAAGGGGGTCTGCAAGGTGGAGGGAGGCCCCACGGGGAGAGAGTCCCTCAGGAAGGAGGGTCGCCCTGCAGGGAAGTGCCCCACGGGGAATGGGGTCTCCAAGGGGGGAGATCCCCCAGGAGAGTGGGGCCCCATGGGGAGTGGGGTCCCCAAGGAGGTGGGGATCTCCCAAGGGAGAAGACCCCCAAAGAGAATGGAGCCCCAAAGTGAGGGGGTTGCTCACAGGGAATGGGGTCCCCAAGTAGCACGGGGTCCCCAAGGAGAAGAGGGTCCCCTGGGGGACCTCCAAAGGGAGGAGATTCCCCAGGGGGGTGAGGGGTTACCAAGGGGAAGGGGGTCTCAAGGAAAGGGGGTGCCCTGAGGAAGAGGGTCCCCAAGGAAAAGGGGCCCTAAGGAGAAAGGGGCTGCAGGTTGCCGGGGGTACCATGGGCCCCCCAGTACCGTGCCCACACCAGTACCGCTGGGTCCTGCTGACACCCTGTGGGGCGTGACGGCCGCGCCGGCAGCCCTGCCGGCAGCACAGTGCCTGGCCCCAGTTAGCTGCGCTCGGCTGAGGTCTGGCCCTTGCTGCGTGCAGACATGGACGTGGCACGCGCTTTGCTTTGCTTCTCCCGTGGGGTGAGACTTGCCCGCGGTCGCAGTAATTCTCTCCGGTGCGCACAGATCTCACGTGCCTTTGGCATTGCCAAGGGAGTTGCAGATGCTCAATAGCTGGTCGTGCAGACTATCCTGCTGGAGTGCAATTGctcatatttttcttctcttttcctaggGAGATTACACCTGCACATTCACGTACTCTGCTCAGGGAGGAACAAATGAGGTGAGTTAGGCAAGCCTTCAAATGTTTCCCTTAAGCTCAGTCTCTAAGGCTGCAAGGAATAAGAAGCTATTCAGGAAGTGTCTGTTGATAACAACAGTAGCTAAGAAGGGCTTACATGCCCCAAAGATAGACTGCTGTTCTGCCACAAGCCTTGTTCTGCTAAAATCAGTAATTATTTTGTCGTTATCAGTCATTTTCCAGATTTAGTTGTGGCCGGTGAGCTTGGCTGGTGTGGAGGTGTTAAGATTATTAAATTTAGAGTGCAAGCGATGCTGTAAGACATTCCTGTTCTCAGATACAGCAATTCTTGCAGAGAGACTAGTCTTAATATTGTAGTAGCACCAAAAAGCtcaaaaatcaaggaaaaaaccTTTTTGTGCCTAAAAAACCAAAAGCTTAAAATTATAGTTTTTAGGATTGGTGGTGCTCAAcatttgtagggtttttttgtataattaaaggGACAAGAAACCTTGTTTTTCTCCAGAGAGAAAGCTGTTACTTTTGTGACTGTCTGACTCCAGGAACTGGGAGCTGTAAGGAAGGATGGTTGCAACAGTTTCCAATGCTGCATGTTTATAAAAGTAACTTGTTGGATTTGCTTCTTGAAAGGAAGCCTTCTTTGTGTGTTGCAATGATGCCCTGGTTTGCAAGGCCGTGACATTTGTAAGGCTTAACCAATCTCTGGCTTGGATGCCTCCTTCGGAGTACAAAGAGAGCAATATTTTCGTACCCCAGTTGCTAGGAAGGGCCTTGTAGGAGTAACTCCTGCGTTCTTTATGAGGCTTGAAGGTGTTTGCGGCTCATGTTGCTGTTGCAGTAGGTGCTGTGCAGATACACACAGAGGAATTCGTACTTTCTTTTGTGCAAGTCCTCTGCCTAGAATCAGGTCCTTTTCCTTTATTATT is a window encoding:
- the LOC112986561 gene encoding procathepsin L-like, with the protein product MSWRKLHISEVSLREDRGLPRRQRSCDPFPCLPEPGGCQWMPGAMAVPLGLLLAALGCTAALDPALEEAWRGWKSLHAKEYPEGTEAGRRQVWEKNLRRIEEHNREQARGRHAFRLGMNHYGDLTDEEFNQLLNGFAPGRRRGPGLLFQASAAQRTPAEVDWRAKGYVTPVKNQGHCGSCWAFSATGALEGLVFNRTGKLVVLSEQNLIDCSRKLGNEGCGGGYITRAFQYVHDNGGLNSEHVYPYLGTDASSCRYDPRDRAANCSAVWLVAAGSEAALEQAVAAVGPVSVAVDASSFHFHFYKSGIFSSAFCSQQVNHAMLAVGYGTSQQNGQSVGYWILKNSWSEAWGERGYIRLLKGVDNHCGVANQASFPAL